Proteins co-encoded in one Octopus bimaculoides isolate UCB-OBI-ISO-001 chromosome 9, ASM119413v2, whole genome shotgun sequence genomic window:
- the LOC106871039 gene encoding cytochrome c, which yields MPIPAGDAVKGKSIFVKRCAQCHTVDCGGKHKTGPNLSCLIGRKTGQAPGFAYTDANKNKGITWTRETLFIYLKNPKEYIPGTKMIFAGIKREKERADVIAYLEECCKS from the exons aTGCCAATTCCTGCTGGAGATGCAGTTAAGGGTAAAAGCATTTTTGTCAAGCGCTGTGCTCAGTGCCATACAGTAGATTGTGGTGGAAAGCACAAAACTGGACCAAATTTGTCTTGTCTGATAGGACGTAAAACTGGCCAGGCACCTGGCTTTGCTTACACCGATGCCAATAAAAACAAAG GTATTACTTGGACAAGGGAGACTCTTTTTATTTATCTGAAGAATCCCAAGGAATACATTCCTGGCACAAAGATGATATTTGCAGGtattaagagagaaaaagaacgagCTGATGTTATTGCCTATCTGGAGGAATGCTGTAAATCATAA